A single genomic interval of Sceloporus undulatus isolate JIND9_A2432 ecotype Alabama chromosome 2, SceUnd_v1.1, whole genome shotgun sequence harbors:
- the ARL16 gene encoding ADP-ribosylation factor-like protein 16 encodes MGPIWSSYYSDCCCVLYMIDAARPTQISSSCVQLLSLLSAEELASVPVLIIFNKIDLPCYMSLVEMKSLFRIQDIISFAKQPITILETSARDGTGLSNVLEWLNSTLRD; translated from the exons ATGGGTCCCATCTGGTCTAGTTACTACAGTGACTGCTGTTGTGTCCTG TATATGATTGACGCTGCCAGGCCTACCCAGATTTCTTCATCCTGTGTTCAGCTTCTGTCACTCCTTTCTGCTGAAGAGCTAGCATCCGTTCCTGTCCTCATCATTTTCAACAAGAT TGATCTACCATGTTACATGTCCCTCGTGGAGATGAAGTCATTATTCCGAATCCAGGATATCATTAGCTTCGCCAAACAGCCCATCACTATTTTGGAGACTAGTGCACGTGATGGCACAGGCTTGTCTAATGTGTTGGAGTGGTTGAATTCCACTCTGCGTGATTAA